The sequence below is a genomic window from Microbaculum marinisediminis.
GCGTTCGTCCAGGGCTCGACGGTTATCATCATCCGGCGCTTGCGCTTGCGCGCGTAGCGAGCCGTATGCTGGAGTTCGGCCGCATCGAACTCGTGCCAGGGAATGAACACGTGCTCGATTTCCATGCCGCGTACGCGCTTGGCCTTGCGCAACGGATCATAGATGCCGATCGGTGTCTCCGGCTCGGAGTTCGTATCCTGTTTCGCCTTCGGCTGCGGCGCGTAAACGATACTCCCCGGCCCGATCGAGAACTCGGATGTGGCCGCGCCGCCTCCGGCAAAGCCTCCCGCAGGCGATGTCGTCGTCGAGAAGGTCGCGCCCGGGGTAACCGCTCCCCCGGTAGATTGCGCGTGGGCCGGGAATCCATTGAGCCCGCCGGTCGCCATCGCCAGCGCGACGAATGGAATCGTCAGAGGTCTCAGCATAAATATCTCCCGCATTACGAACTCGAGCGGAAGATACAGATCGGCTCAAAATATATAGTTTGCCGAGCCGATTAGGTTATAATAAAAATCCAATATTATTTACTTGTAATTTTACGCATTTAGATAGCCTAAATAATATACTTGATTTATACTTATTTTATTAAATGTTTAGACGCCTCTCCACGACTACCGGAAAAGCGGAGCGAAATCCGACACGGCGCTTAGCGCCACGTAGAAGGCCCGACAACTTCCACCTTGCCCGGAAGGGGAACCGGATCGCCAACGGACGATACGGCGAGCGTTTCCGCTCCCGCGCTGCCATCGGACCGCGCGGCCCTGCGGAGACCCAGAATGAAGCGAAACAGCCCCTGTCACTGGCCGTCGCGGATCGGACCTATTCGAGAAGAGTGTTCCGGAACAACGTCACGCCGCTCCGGTCGCCGTGCGATCAGAAGGAGCGGCGGATATCGAGCGCGACAAGGAAGGCGCCCTGACTGTCATCGGCAAGCGGGTTGACGACGAACGGATTGAATACGCCGCCCGCGGTGCCTGCGCCGTTGAAATCGACGTGGCCGTAATGAACGTCCAGCATGAACGTGGTCTGTGCGACCGGCCGCCATGAGATGTTGCCGAAGATCTCGTAGGTATCCATCTCGAAATCCGAGGCCAAGGTCGCGACGAATGGATTGAACGCGCTGATCGGGGCCGTCACGTTCTGGTAGCCCGCACCGATCGTCGTGTAGACGCGATCCGTCCAGAAATGGGTATGCGAAGCGAGCACCGACCACGTGGTGACCGTGTCGACGATGCAGTCGCCGGCGGCCGGAACCAGCCGGTTACACGCGCCCCAGACCGTGTTGGCGGTGTAAAGGAAGTTGTCCTCGTTGTACTGCGTCGCGCCGTTCGTATAGATGCCCTTCAAGGTGAAATAGTCGTACTCGCCGGTCGCCGGAGTCTTGACCATGGCGCCGCCGAGCAGCGCCCAGCCAATCTCGGAATCGGTCTGGTTGCCGGGGACCGGCGCCGGCGCGGCGCCGAAGAATACGTCTCGGAATTTGTTGTTGTGCAGGGCACCGGACAGCTGCGCGTTGCCCCAGTCGCCATCGACGCGGAGATTGGCGACCACGTCGGGAACTTCGTTGCGATTGTTCACCACCGCGCAGCCATTGGGCACGCCGCAGAACGCCGTAACGGGGCCCAGCAAACCGGTCGCCCGCAGCGAATACGGATAGGCGTAATTCTGATCCTCGACGGAGACCGCCATGGACCAACCGTTTCCGAAGGTCTGGGTATAGCGGATCTGGTTGCGGCGCATGTAGTTGTCGCCGGTTACCGTCACCACGTCGGAATAGATCGGGCTGGAGTCGAGGTGCAGGAAGGTCGACCACGTCTTGCCCAGCGTCCAGTTGCCGAACTGGATGAAGGCATGGCGCAGGCCGAAGCTGCCGCCGGTACGGGTATCGTTGTCGGTCAGTTCACCCTCGATGAAGGCGCGGACCGTGCCGTATTCGGTCGCGGTGCGCACATCGAAGTTCACATGGGTGAAGGCGTACATCCCCATGGTGTTCTCGAGGACATGCCCGTCCGGGATGATCCCGTACGCAGCCCCCACCGACGGTGGCCACTGGTCCTCGAAGGCGTAGACCTCAAGCCCGGCATAGCCGCCGATCTTGAAACAGACGTCGGTACCGGGCAGCTCTATGAAGCCAGTAATATCGCACCGGTAGACCGGCTCGCGGGGCGCC
It includes:
- a CDS encoding porin, with product MMKRILGTAFAVSATCVSANAADMIMDVKAPREPVYRCDITGFIELPGTDVCFKIGGYAGLEVYAFEDQWPPSVGAAYGIIPDGHVLENTMGMYAFTHVNFDVRTATEYGTVRAFIEGELTDNDTRTGGSFGLRHAFIQFGNWTLGKTWSTFLHLDSSPIYSDVVTVTGDNYMRRNQIRYTQTFGNGWSMAVSVEDQNYAYPYSLRATGLLGPVTAFCGVPNGCAVVNNRNEVPDVVANLRVDGDWGNAQLSGALHNNKFRDVFFGAAPAPVPGNQTDSEIGWALLGGAMVKTPATGEYDYFTLKGIYTNGATQYNEDNFLYTANTVWGACNRLVPAAGDCIVDTVTTWSVLASHTHFWTDRVYTTIGAGYQNVTAPISAFNPFVATLASDFEMDTYEIFGNISWRPVAQTTFMLDVHYGHVDFNGAGTAGGVFNPFVVNPLADDSQGAFLVALDIRRSF